The DNA segment GTGGCACTTCTGATCTGGCCATCTTTTCTGAAAAGAGCATTCGCCACACTTCGGTTTTGGCCCTGGGCGGCAACAATCTTACCAACGACATTGCCGTGGGTCTGAGGACTCCGGTGGAAGAAGCTGAAAAGATCAAACAGCGCTATGGCTGCGCTCTGACTGCCTCGATTCAAAAGGACGAAACCATCCAGGTGCCCAGCGTGGGTGGAGGCAAACCGAGAGTACTCAGCCGTCAGTTGCTGGGGGAAATTCTCGAACCTCGGGTAGAAGAAATCTGCTCCCTGCTGCATCGCGAGATCATCCGCTCCGGCTACGCTGATCTGGTGGCCTCCGGTCTGGTAATTACCGGCGGCTCAGCTTCCCTGCCCGGGCTTGCCGAACTGGCGGAACAGGTATTCGGTCTGCCGGTGCGTACCGGTATACCATCCAATATTGGAGGGTTGGTGGATGTGGTTAAAAATCCCATGTACGCCACGGGCGTGGGTCTCGTGCTCTATGCCCTCAACAGGAAACCCAAGAAGCTCTTTCGCATCCGGCAAAACAACATATTCAACCGACTTATAGACAGGATGCGACGATGGTTTGGCGACATAGTGTAGCAACCCCAATCTTAACCCTTAACCCACAGGCGGTCATGCGGCCCGAAGCGAGGCCAGAGGATGGGGGGTAATTCCCGGCCTCCCATCCTAATCTGGCCTCCTGGAGGGCAGGCAGTCGATAAATATTTTGCAATATCTGGAGGGCGGCACCTAGCGCAAGATTGCTCAGCAGTGCAAATGAATGTGGCACAGGTGAATAGTGAGTCCTCGATTTGGTGGCTTCGGGCTCGGGCCACGAATGACGGGCAATATGAACGCAAAGGGAGGCAGGAGGTGAATCATGATTTTTGAGTTTGCAGAGTGCGAAAACGCAGCAAAGATCAAAGTGATCGGCATTGGAGGCGGCGGGGGCAATGCCATCAACAACATGATCGAAGCCAATCTTGTTGGCGTGGACTTTATTGTCGTCAACACTGACTCCCAGTCCCTGGAGACCTCTCTAGCTCCAGTAAAGATCCAGATAGGAGCCACCATCACCAAGGGACTGGGGGCGGGCGCCAATCCGGAAGTGGGCCGCAACGCCGCTCTGGAGGATTCGGAAAAAATTAAAGAGGTCCTCGAGGGCAGTGACATGGTGTTCATCACCGCCGGCTTTGGCGGTGGCACGGGCACTGGCGCCAGCCCCGTGGTGGCAGAAATTGCCAAAGAACTGGGCGCCCTCACTGTGGCTGTCGTGACCAAGCCTTTCAACTTCGAAGGCCGTCAAAGAATGAAGCAGGCGGAACGCGGCATCCAGGAACTCAAGAAGGCGGTGGACACCATCATCACCATCCCCAACGACCGCCTTATCAGTCTGGCACCCAAAAGGGCGACCTTTCTGGAAATGTTGAAGAGAGCAGACGAAGTGTTGCTCTACGCCGTCAAGGGCATCTCCGACCTCATCATGATCCCTGGTCTGGTTAATCTCGATTTCGCGGATGTGAAGACCATTATGAGCGAGATGGGCATGGCCTTGATGGGAACCGGCATAGCCAGCGGTGACAACCGCGCCACAGAGGCTGCCGAACAGGCCATCTCCAGTCCGCTTCTGGAAGATATCTCTATCAGCGGCGCCCGGGGCCTGCTCATGAACATCACCAGTGGACCTGATCTCACCATCGAGGAGGTCCAAGAAGCCTCCTCTCTCATTCAACAGCAAGCCCACGAGGACGCCAACATCATCTGGGGAACCGTGCTGGATTCGAACGTGGGTGACGAGCTGCGCGTCACGGTAATTGCCACGGGCATCGGCGAAGTGGATGCCAGACCGAAACCAGATCTGGGAGTTATTCAAGGCAGCCGCCAGGCGGACGACCTGGAGATTCCCACTTTCCTTCGTCAGAGTAAGAAACTTGCTGAGTCGAGCAGTGAAGGTGCAACCTGCAGCATCAGGGATCTGGCCTTTGACGAGGACGAGTTGGATATTCCCACATTTCTCAGACGCCAGGCCGACTGATAATCTGCAATGCCCGGCCTGCAACGGCGGAGCTTCTGCTTCAGCCGACTTAAGGGACAGGCATATGCAGGCGGCAGACATAGACGGCTATCTATGGCATAATGAGGCAAAAGTGTTTTCTTTGTGCTCTCCACAAAGTCATGTTCCCCAGGCGGGCGTTAGGCTGCAGCGCACCATCTCTTTTGATGGTGTCGCAGCAAGACACCGGGGTGTTCAATGTCTAGGAAGTATCGTCAACGGCTGCAGCAACAGCTTGCCCGAGAGCTGGGCACGGTCAGAAAAGACTGGCAAGGAAGGGTGACAGTGGCACTGCTATATCCCAACCGATATTACCTGGGCATGTCCAACCTCGGCTTCCAGACCGTGTACAAAGAGTTCAACAAGCTGGAAGAGGTGGTTTGTGAACGCTTCTTTCTGCCAGAGCGCGAAGATATTGCTGCATTTAGCTCGAAACAGCCATTGCTTTCTCTGGAAAGCCAGAGGCCCCTGAAGGATTTTGCCATTGCAGCCTTCTCTGTATCTTTTGAAAATGATTATCCCAACCTTGTTCACCTCCTGAGACTTGGTTGTCTAACCCTCTACAGCTCCCGCCGCCACCAGCACGAGCCCCTGGTGGTGGCGGGTGGCGTCGCCACCTTTATCAATCCAGAACCCATAGCACCGTTCGTTGATCTCTTCCTGCTCGGCGAGGCTGAGGACCTGCTGAGCCGCTTTATCCACTCATGGCAGCAGGGGCAACAGCAAAAAATGTCGAAATCCACTCTGCTGGAGCAGTTGGCCTGCACAGTGCCCGGGGCATACGTACCATCTCTCTACCGGACACAACATTATGCGGACGGGCGCCTGGCAGCGTGGGAGCCACTGCCTCCAGCACCCGCCAGAATCAAGATCGCCAGGAGCAAGACTTCCCGCCAACAGCCGGCAGTGACCACTATTGTCACACCGGACACTGAATTTGCTTCAGCCACCCTGGTGGAGCTTGGTCGAGGATGCGGCCGCGGCTGCCGCTTCTGTGCAGCCGGCTTCGTTTACAGACCAGTTCACTTTCACAGCAGCCACCTGGTGCTTCGTACAGTGGCAGAAGCAGGGCTGCCGGTAGACAAAGTGGGTCTGGTAAGCGCCGCAGTTTCTGACCACCCTGAGATAGACTCCCTTTGCCTCGAGCTGCGAAACCAGGGCTGTAACCTGACCATTTCTTCCCTCCGAGCCGACTCTCTGACGCCGCAGCTGCTCGAGACCCTGGCTGCCAGCGGCCTGCGCTCCCTGGCCATCGCACCTGAAGCTGGAAGCGAACGGCTGCGGCGGGTGATCAACAAGAAGCTCTCCGAGGCACAAATTCTGGATGCTGCTGCCGCTATATTCGAAAGTGGCTTCGTCCATCTTCGCCTTTATTTTATGGTGGGACTGCCCACCGAAACAGAAGAGGACGTCAAAGCAATGGTCCAGCTGGTCAAGCGGTTGAAGCACACTCTGCTCGTTGTGGGCCGTGGTCGAGGCCGCCTTGGCACTATCACTGTCAGTCTCAACTCATTCGTGCCAAAGCCGTTTACTCCTTTTCAATGGACAGGCTTCTGCGACCTCGCAGTACTGAAAAAGCGAATCCGCAAGATAAAGCGCGAACTGGCGCCGGTGGCCAACGTCCGTGTCCATGCCGACGTACCAAGATGGGCTTACAACCAGGCCCTGCTCTCCCGTGGCGACAGGCGACTGGCCTCATTATTGGAACAACTGGTAAAAAATCAGGGCAACTGGCCTCAGGCGGTCAAGAGCGTCAATGTCAACCCGGAATTCTATGTCTACCGTCAACGGCAAAGGGATGAACTCTTGCCCTGGGATTTCATGGATCATTCCATAGACAAAGGATTCCTTTGGCGGGAGTATCAGAGGGCCCTGGCCGAAAAAACTACGCCAGCCTGCGTTCCCGAAAGCTGCACGGCCTGCGGTGTGTGTCCTGCTGGCTCCACGCCCTCCTGAATGTCACAACTGTCATGCTCGAGCACACCTTTATCCATCTGCCCTTCATTGGCCCGCGCACAGAGGTGCAGCTCTGGCGTCAGGGCATACTCACCTGGGAAGATCTCAACCACCACCTTGGCCATTGGCCCAAATGCGTCAAAAGAAGAGAAGCCATGCAGCGAGCACTCGAAGAATCCTGGCGCCATCGGCAGCAACCCACCTATTTCCACAGTCACCTGCCCAGCAGTGAAAGATGGCGGCTGTATGGTTCGTTTCGGCACAGCTGTGCTTTCCTTGACATCGAGACTACGGGCCTCAGCAGCTTTGCTTATGAAATAAGCGTGATTGGCATCTTTGACGGGCTGCACCTGTACCAGTTTGTCAACGGCCGCAACCTGGAGGAATTCGAGGAGGTCATCTATCATTACGATCTGCTGGTCACCTTCAACGGCAGCCGCTTCGACCTTCCCTTTATCACTGCTTCATTTCCCAACTTCCGCTTCCAGCATGCCCATATTGATCTCCGCTTTGTGCTGCATCATCTGGGCATCCAGGGAGGCCTCAAAAAAATAGAGCCTCTTTTCGGCATCCACCGCCACGCTGACATCAGGCAAATGGGAGGCTATGAGGCGGTTCTGCTCTGGCAGGAGTACCTGCGAGGCAGTTCAGAAGCCCTGGAACGCTTGCTCCTTTACAACCGGGCGGATGTACTGAACCTGCAGACCATAATGGAAGCTGCTTATGAACGACTTCTCCGCCGACTGGAATCCAGGATAGGCAAACTGTTGTTTTCTTGATTTATAATGTCCAAGAAATACTCCCAGCTGCCGCTTGCCCGCCGGCTTGTGCCAGCGACTGCTCTCGGCAAAGTCTTGACGAAGCCGGGAGTCCTGACGAAGACGCAAGCCACTGGCGAAGCCGGACTTGTCAGGGCGTAGCCAAAGGCGAAGCCAAGGACAGCGCAGTCTGAAGCCTGCGGCTACCGCCATAATGCCACGATATTTCCCGATAACCGACAACTGACAACCAATAACTGACAACCCCCACTCCCTTGCAAAAATGGCGAAGCGTTACTAATTT comes from the Deltaproteobacteria bacterium genome and includes:
- the ftsZ gene encoding cell division protein FtsZ codes for the protein MIFEFAECENAAKIKVIGIGGGGGNAINNMIEANLVGVDFIVVNTDSQSLETSLAPVKIQIGATITKGLGAGANPEVGRNAALEDSEKIKEVLEGSDMVFITAGFGGGTGTGASPVVAEIAKELGALTVAVVTKPFNFEGRQRMKQAERGIQELKKAVDTIITIPNDRLISLAPKRATFLEMLKRADEVLLYAVKGISDLIMIPGLVNLDFADVKTIMSEMGMALMGTGIASGDNRATEAAEQAISSPLLEDISISGARGLLMNITSGPDLTIEEVQEASSLIQQQAHEDANIIWGTVLDSNVGDELRVTVIATGIGEVDARPKPDLGVIQGSRQADDLEIPTFLRQSKKLAESSSEGATCSIRDLAFDEDELDIPTFLRRQAD
- a CDS encoding radical SAM protein, which gives rise to MSRKYRQRLQQQLARELGTVRKDWQGRVTVALLYPNRYYLGMSNLGFQTVYKEFNKLEEVVCERFFLPEREDIAAFSSKQPLLSLESQRPLKDFAIAAFSVSFENDYPNLVHLLRLGCLTLYSSRRHQHEPLVVAGGVATFINPEPIAPFVDLFLLGEAEDLLSRFIHSWQQGQQQKMSKSTLLEQLACTVPGAYVPSLYRTQHYADGRLAAWEPLPPAPARIKIARSKTSRQQPAVTTIVTPDTEFASATLVELGRGCGRGCRFCAAGFVYRPVHFHSSHLVLRTVAEAGLPVDKVGLVSAAVSDHPEIDSLCLELRNQGCNLTISSLRADSLTPQLLETLAASGLRSLAIAPEAGSERLRRVINKKLSEAQILDAAAAIFESGFVHLRLYFMVGLPTETEEDVKAMVQLVKRLKHTLLVVGRGRGRLGTITVSLNSFVPKPFTPFQWTGFCDLAVLKKRIRKIKRELAPVANVRVHADVPRWAYNQALLSRGDRRLASLLEQLVKNQGNWPQAVKSVNVNPEFYVYRQRQRDELLPWDFMDHSIDKGFLWREYQRALAEKTTPACVPESCTACGVCPAGSTPS
- a CDS encoding ribonuclease H-like domain-containing protein encodes the protein MLEHTFIHLPFIGPRTEVQLWRQGILTWEDLNHHLGHWPKCVKRREAMQRALEESWRHRQQPTYFHSHLPSSERWRLYGSFRHSCAFLDIETTGLSSFAYEISVIGIFDGLHLYQFVNGRNLEEFEEVIYHYDLLVTFNGSRFDLPFITASFPNFRFQHAHIDLRFVLHHLGIQGGLKKIEPLFGIHRHADIRQMGGYEAVLLWQEYLRGSSEALERLLLYNRADVLNLQTIMEAAYERLLRRLESRIGKLLFS